From the genome of Chlorocebus sabaeus isolate Y175 chromosome 2, mChlSab1.0.hap1, whole genome shotgun sequence, one region includes:
- the RPN2 gene encoding dolichyl-diphosphooligosaccharide--protein glycosyltransferase subunit 2 isoform X1 — MAPPGSSTVFLLALTIIASTWALTPTHYLTKHDVERLKASLDRPFTNLESAFYSIVGLSSLGAQVPDAKKACTYIRSNLDPSNVDSLFYAAQASQALSGCEISISNETKDLLLAAVSEDSSVTQIYHAVAALSGFGLPLASQEALSALTARLSKEETVLATVQALQTASHLSQQADLRSIVEEIEDLVARLDELGGVYLQFEEGLETTALFVAATYKLMDHVGTEPSIKEDQVIQLMNAIFSKKNFESLSEAFSMASAAAVLSHNRYHVPVVVVPEGSASDTHEQAILRLQVTNVLSQPLTQATVKLEHAKSIASRATVLQKTSFTPVGDVFELNFMNVKFSSGYYDFLVKVEGDNRYIANTVELRVKISTEVGITNVDLSTVDKDQSIAPKTTRVTYPAKAKGTFIADSHQNFALFFQLVDVNTGAELTPHQTFVRLHNQKTGQEVVFVAEPDNKNVYKFELDTSERKIEFDSASGTYTLYLIIGDATLKNPILWNVADVVIKFPEEEAPSTVLSQNLFTPKQEIQHLFREPEKRPPTVVSNTFTALILSPLLLLFALWIRIGANVSNFTFAPSTIIFHLGHAAMLGLMYVYWTQLNMFQTLKYLAILGSVTFLAGNRMLAQQAVKSRPLKKNEICRAWWLTPAIPALWVAKAGGSLELRSSRPASATQCDLVSKKNYENKK, encoded by the exons AAAGCATGTACCTACATCAGATCTAACCTTGATCCCAGCAATGTGGATTCCCTCTTCTACGCCGCCCAGGCCAGCCAGGCCCTCTCAGGATGTGAG ATCTCTATTTCAAATGAGACCAAAGATCTGCTTCTGGCAGCTGTCAGTGAGGACTCATCTGTTACCCAGATCTACCATGCAGTTGCAGCTCTAAGCGGCTTTGGCCTTCCTTTGGCATCCCAAGAAGCACTCAGTGCCCTTACTGCTCGTCTCAGCAAGGAGGAGACTGTGCTGGC AACGGTCCAGGCTCTGCAGACAGCATCCCACCTGTCCCAGCAGGCTGACCTGAGGAGCATCGTGGAGGAGATTGAG GACCTTGTTGCTCGCCTGGATGAACTGGGGGGCGTGTATCTCCAGTTTGAAGAAGGACTGGAAACAACAGCGTTGTTTGTGGCTGCCACCTACAAGCTCATGGATCATGTGGGGACTGAGCCATCCATTAAGGAG GATCAGGTCATCCAGCTGATGAACGCAATCTTCAGCAAGAAGAACTTTGAGTCCCTCTCCGAAGCCTTCAGCATGGCCTCTGCGGCTGCTGTGCTTTCCCATAATCGCTACCACGTGCCGGTTGTGGTTGTGCCCGAGGGCTCTGCTTCCGACACTCACGAACAGGCTATCCTGAGG ttgCAAGTCACCAATGTTTTGTCTCAGCCTCTGACTCAGGCCACTGTTAAACTAGAACATGCTAAATCCATTGCTTCcagagccactgtcctccagaagACATCCTTCACTCCTGTAGG GGATGTTTTTGAACTAAACTTCATGAACGTCAAATTTTCCAGTGGTTATTATGACTTCCTTGTCAAAGTTGAAGGTGACAACCGTTACATTGCAAATACCGTAGAG CTCAGAGTCAAGATCTCCACTGAAGTTGGCATCACAAATGTTGATCTTTCCACTGTGGATAAGGATCAGAGCATTGCACCCAAAACCACCCG GGTGACGTACCCAGCCAAAGCCAAGGGCACATTCATCGCAGACAGCCACCAGAACTTTGCCTTGTTCTTCCAGCTGGTAGATGTGAACACTGGTGCTGAACTCACTCCTCACCAG ACATTCGTCCGACTCCATAACCAGAAGACTGGCCAGGAAGTGGTGTTTGTTGCCGAGCCAGACAACAAGAACGTGTACAAGTTTGAACTGGATACCTCTGAAAGAAAAATCGAATTTGACTCTGCCTCTGGCACCTACACTCTCTACTTAATCATTGGAGATGCTACTTTGAAGAACCCAATCCTCTGGAATGTG GCTGATGTGGTCATCAAGTTCCCTGAGGAAGAAGCTCCCTCGACTGTCCTGTCCCAGAACCTTTTCACTCCAAAACAGGAAATTCAG CACCTGTTCCGTGAGCCTGAGAAGAGGCCCCCCACCGTGGTGTCCAATACATTCACTGCCCTGATCCTCTCGCCGTTGCTTCTGCTCTTTGCTCTG TGGATCCGGATTGGTGCCAATGTCTCCAACTTCACTTTCGCTCCTAGCACGATTATATTTCACCTGGGACATGCTG CTATGCTGGGGCTCATGTATGTGTACTGGACTCAGCTCAACATGTTCCAGACCTTGAAGTACCTGGCCATCTTGGGCAGTGTGACGTTTCTGGCTGGCAATCGGATGCTGGCCCAGCAGGCAGTCAAGAG TCGCCCACTCAAGAAGAATGAAatctgccgggcatggtggctcacgcctgcaatcccagcactttgggtggctaaggccggaggatcgcttgagctcaggagttcgagaccagcctcggcaacacagtgcgacctcgtctctaaaaaaaattatgaaaataaaaaataa